A genomic segment from Garra rufa chromosome 5, GarRuf1.0, whole genome shotgun sequence encodes:
- the skic3 gene encoding tetratricopeptide repeat protein 37: MSSKEVKAELKSAREAIKNKEFKEALKHCKAVLKLEKNNYNAWVFIGVAATELQQPDQAQSAYRKATELEPEQLLAWQGLANLYEKSDQADFKVDLPKIYQELITLYETSDKAKCLEVSKKLVEVYQSEKNYLQVATVWRRLIQVKEGEEGVENSELLELWKEMTRLLQDTVEDQDNETQQHLISAFERALEMTVDVPSEAHRILSQDYIKCLSKLPHEVAKLKEVCDATMSRYPTHSYPLEALSEHYIRTGDCSEEAVRCFSRLSEMDSNNSHALFGLGIKACQDKKYEDAIKSISQGLKSMRTFIIGWYNLALAQLRMHKYSDSATASSQGLKSSVGNSDDWTHKLQRLKLEALVRTGKDQDADEALQMLTQISDAKNDPVLLALKGRAHLQKGQTEEAFQVSTELLSSHPGSVEGLTLKGLAHVAKEQHKQAEESFIEALSGSPDNGELFFLLGRLYWNIGEEMRRDRSKAHTHLLKAAKLDPHLGSVFRFLGHYYREVAKDQGRARGCYKRAFEMDSSDAEAGAATVDLSMEQGDMDSALTVLQSVTERATPGSAKWAWMRRGLYHLKIGQHQQATADLQAALRADPQDWVCWECLGEAYLNRRSFTAAMKAFDKAHTLQPTSIYSLYQTAAIKQILGRFKEAAAEYRQILEQEDYVPALKGLGECLLALARSALDDYLDGRAVDLIQNAIHYLFRAVKQRPDLSCLWKLLGDACTTSRTVSPNRAKVLVPGALCGMDPTDQSHTLDQRQLLTLGERCFGRALKLMPEAPSLWCDLGLSYYHQCRLLCCLYPEEDPQPLLEKSVQCVKKAIMLDSANHTYWNALGVVAMAKGIENFTLAQHCFIKSVKAESNNVVAWTNLGALYLKKGNIELSHEAFKIAQSLEPLYVNCWIGQALIAETVGSYDTMDLFRHTTELSTHTEGVKGYAYWVCSTLLDRSKRDSEVYLYNIVQMNAVSAAQVALSKYTERIQTDPDAFIMLGYLNTHLQLKKQATEAYRRAVELLQASPHTDKLGFALRGYGRALSDDGQWEEAVRIYSSTPLEELHDLNGLALACFRIGRLPESVQAYEKALAAASSEKEKAYILTALALIQHRLGSMDHAKTLLFKCSMLKEPVPESLQCLCALGLVHGDVTLASATLTELLKLKDPVEGAVEERCLLTCTLLALQGNFSGVHREAARAIHRNPGNPSLWALLSRLVPQYCPNKADGGAVAGSVACHASLTLGKRALLYSGVNQLASGCHSGEDRRRNALKTIQRAVLLCPDDPAGWAGLMAACHTENTACLLTGSAPRRENLERTHMTLVSEKVKGLQAEDGLLAQALEGWVLQQAVTGLKQSSQHDQAETLCSQVLSVSPEHPVVFLMLRQVQCERLLLSEAGNCVPPAVLDQLSAAVMANHTSVSAWHWLAEVYRSQGLLAQASVAYRQSLQVASQLGDHIGKMSSLLRLALLALRPCMAGVCFSEWKRLVLEASSEILKMGTSPVALLFQALLQFTMKIDARETRRLLEKMVYASAPGCTETIASVARWYLLRHLHAKDDLELIDTLLVKATAAGDSRLVDFHRRLYPSS; the protein is encoded by the exons ATGTCCAGTAAAGAAGTAAAAGCTGAACTAAAAAGTGCCAGGGAAGCCATCAAAAATAAAGAGTTTAAAGAAGCTTTAAAACATTGTAAG GCTGTTCTCAAACTTGAGAAGAATAACTATAATGCCTGGGTGTTTATTGGAGTGGCAGCTACAGAGCTGCAGCAGCCGGATCAGGCACAGAGCGCCTACAGAAAGGCCACTGAACTGGAGCCAGAACAACTTCTTGCATGGCAG ggttTAGCAAAtctgtatgaaaaaagtgacCAAGCAGATTTCAAAGTTGATCTGCCAAAGATTTACCAGGAACTTATTACACTGTATGAAAC CTCAGACAAAGCAAAATGTCTTGAAGTGAGCAAAAAGTTGGTGGAAGTCTATCAGTCGGAGAAAAACTATTTACAG GTGGCCACAGTGTGGAGGAGGTTAATCCAGGTAAAGGAAGGAGAGGAAGGAGTGGAGAATTCAGAGCTGCTGGAACTGTGGAAGGAGATGACCAGACTCCTGCAGGACACTGTTGAGGATCAGGACAATGAGACTCAGCAGCAC CTGATATCAGCTTTTGAAAGAGCTTTGGAAATGACAGTAGATGTGCCCAGTGAAGCCCACAGGATCCTTTCACAGGATTACATTAAATGTCTTTCTAAG CTTCCTCATGAGGTGGCCAAGCTAAAAGAAGTTTGTGATGCCACAATGTCTCGATATCCGACACACTCCTACCCTCTAGAGGCCCTCAGTGAGCACTACATCAGAACAG GTGACTGCAGTGAGGAAGCTGTCCGCTGTTTCAGCCGTCTCTCAGAAATGGATTCAAACAACTCACATGCTCTCTTTGGTCTCGGTATTAAAGCTTGTCAGGATAAAAAATATGAGGATGCCATCAAAAGTATTAGTCAAG GACTGAAGAGTATGCGCACCTTCATCATTGGCTGGTATAATCTTGCTCTGGCTCAACTAAGAATGCATAAATACTCTGACAGTGCCACAGCTTCAAGCCAAG GGCTGAAGTCAAGTGTGGGGAACTCTGATGATTGGACTCATAAGCTGCAGAGGTTGAAACTAGAGGCTCTGGTGAGGACAGGAAAAGACCAGGATGCTGATGAAGCTCTGCAGATGCTTACACAG ATTTCAGATGCCAAAAATGACCCAGTGCTTTTGGCTTTGAAAGGAAGAGCTCACTTGCAAAAAGGCCAAACTGAGGAAGCATTTCAG GTCTCAACTGAGCTGCTGAGCTCTCATCCAGGATCTGTGGAGGGTCTCACTCTGAAGGGGCTGGCACATGTTGCCAAAGAACAGCACAAACAAGCTGAAGAGAG CTTTATAGAGGCTTTATCCGGAAGTCCAGATAATGGGGAGCTGTTCTTTCTCTTGGGCCGCTTGTACTGGAACATAGGAGAGGAAATGCGAAGGGACCGTAGCAAAGCCCATACACATTTACTCAAG GCTGCTAAACTGGACCCGCACCTTGGTTCAGTGTTTCGCTTCCTGGGTCATTACTACAGAGAGGTAGCAAAAGATCAAGGCAGAGCCAGAGGCTGCTATAAGAGAGCGTTTGAGATGGATTCCTCTGATGCGGAGGCTGGAGCAGCTACCGTAGACCTCAGCATGGAGCAGGGGGACATG GACTCAGCTCTGACTGTTCTGCAGTCTGTAACAGagagagccactcctggctctgCCAAATGGGCCTGGATGAGGAGAGGTCTCTACCACCTTAAGATTGGCCAGCATCAACAGGCCACTGCAGA TCTGCAGGCGGCGTTGAGGGCTGATCCTCAGGACTGGGTGTGCTGGGAATGCTTAGGTGAGGCTTACCTGAACCGCAGGAGTTTCACAGCAGCCATGAAAGCTTTCGATAAAGCACATACACTGCAGCCCACTTCTATCTACAGCCTCTATCAGACTGCCGCTATCAAACAGATCCTCGGCCGGTTTAAAGAGGCCGCTGCAGAGTACAGGCAGATCTTAGAGCAGGAGGACTATGTGCCGGCACTGAAAG GTCTGGGTGAATGCTTGCTAGCGTTGGCTAGAAGTGCACTGGATGACTATCTTGATGGAAGAGCTGTAGATCTGATACAGAACGCCATCCATTACCTCTTCAG AGCTGTAAAGCAAAGGCCAGACCTGTCATGCCTGTGGAAGTTATTAGGTGATGCCTGCACCACCTCCAGAACTGTGTCACCAAACCGAGCCAAAGTGCTGGTGCCTGGAGCTCTGTGTGGAATGGATCCAACTGATCAGAGCCATACATTAGACCAGAGACAGCTCCTCACTCTAGGAGAAAG GTGCTTTGGTCGTGCTTTGAAACTGATGCCGGAGGCCCCCAGTCTGTGGTGTGACCTCGGTCTGAGCTACTACCACCAATGCAGACTGCTCTGCTGCCTGTATCCTGAGGAGGATCCACAGCCTCTGCTGGAGAAATCTGTGCAG TGTGTGAAGAAGGCGATCATGCTTGACAGTGCAAATCACACATACTGGAATGCCCTCGGGGTGGTCGCGATGGCAAAGg gaATAGAAAACTTCACACTTGCACAACACTGCTTCATCAAATCTGTAAAAGCTGAATCAAAT AATGTGGTTGCGTGGACCAACCTTGGTGCATTGTATCTGAAGAAGGGAAATATCGAG CTCTCACATGAAGCTTTCAAGATTGCTCAATCTCTAGAGCCCCTCTACGTGAACTGCTGGATCGGACAG GCCCTCATTGCTGAGACAGTTGGCAGTTATGACACCATGGATCTTTTCAGACACACCACAGAGCTGAGCACACAT ACTGAGGGCGTAAAGGGTTATGCATACTGGGTTTGCTCTACGCTGCTGGACAGGAGCAAAAGAGACTCCGAGGTCTACCTCTACAACATTGTCCAGATGAATGCCGTTTCTGCTGCCCAGGTGGCTCTGAGCAAGTACACTG AGAGAATTCAGACAGACCCAGACGCCTTCATCATGCTCGGATACCTGAACACACACCTGCAGCTGAAGAAACAGGCCACTGAGGCATATCGCAG AGCTGTCGAGTTGCTTCAGGCGTCCCCTCATACGGACAAGCTCGGCTTTGCTCTGAGGGGTTATGGACGTGCCCTCAG TGATGATGGACAGTGGGAAGAAGCAGTGCGTATTTATTCCTCCACCCCACTAGAGGAGCTGCATGATCTCAACGGGCTTGCGCTCGCCTGTTTCAGAATCGGTCGCCTGCCAGAGAGTGTTCAGG CCTATGAGAAAGCCCTTGCAGCTGCCTCTAGCGAGAAGGAAAAGGCCTATATACTCACTGCACTTGCCCTGATACAGCACAGGCTGGGCAGCATGGATCATGCCAAAACACTTCTCTTCAAGTG ctCAATGCTGAAAGAGCCTGTACCAGAGAGTCTGCAGTGTCTGTGTGCTCTGGGTTTGGTTCATGGGGATGTTACCCTGGCAAGTGCTACGCTTACTGAGCTGCTAAAACTAAAGGATCCTGTGGAAGGCGCTGTAGAGGAACGCTGTCTGCTCACTTGCACCCTTCTGGCCCTGCAGGGCAACTTTAGTGGCGTACACAGGGAGGCTGCTAGAGCTATACACAG GAACCCAGGAAATCCATCTCTCTGGGCTCTTCTCTCCAGACTGGTCCCTCAGTACTGCCCCAACAAAGCCGAT GGAGGTGCTGTGGCTGGCAGTGTGGCATGTCATGCCAGCTTGACGCTTGGAAAG AGGGCGTTGCTGTACAGTGGAGTGAATCAGTTGGCCTCAGGCTGCCACTCTGGAGAGGACAGAAGACGCAACGCTTTGAAAACAATCCAGAGAGCTGTGCTGCTGTGTCCAG ATGATCCTGCTGGGTGGGCGGGGCTAATGGCTGCCTGTCACACAGAGAACACCGCATGCTTACTCACAGGCTCCGCCCCTCGCCGAGAAAATCTGGAGAGGACGCACATGACCCTGGTGTCTGAAAAAG TGAAGGGCCTGCAGGCAGAGGACGGGCTCTTGGCTCAGGCTCTGGAGGGATGGGTGCTGCAGCAGGCTGTGACTGGACTCAAACAGAGCAGCCAACATGACCAGGCAGAGACTCTTTGCTCCCAG GTTCTGAGTGTTTCTCCAGAGCATCCTGTGGTGTTCCTGATGCTAAGGCAGGTTCAGTGTGAGCGCCTCCTGTTGTCTGAAGCCGGCAACTGTGTTCCTCCTGCGGTGCTGGATCAGCTCAGTGCTGCTGTCATGGCCAACCACACATCTGTGTCCGCCTGGCAT TGGTTGGCAGAAGTGTACCGCTCTCAGGGTCTGCTGGCTCAGGCCTCTGTGGCATATAGACAGAGTCTTCAGGTGGCCTCACAGCTCGGTGACCACATCGGGAAGATGAGCAGCCTGCTCCGACTGGCCCTGCTGGCGCTTAGGCCATGTATG GCTGGTGTCTGTTTCTCTGAATGGAAGCGTCTGGTGTTAGAAGCCAGCTCTGAAATCTTAAAAATGGGCACCTCACCAGTAGCTCTGCTCTTCCAAGCCT